In the Deinococcus ficus genome, one interval contains:
- a CDS encoding biotin/lipoyl-containing protein, with protein MKLKVTINGVAYDVDVEVEEETPTLGVFHAGSFGSGAATPAPAMPAPQQGGGPKVGNKAIQAPLAGTVASVQVELGQMCKAGETLLVLEAMKMETAITAPSDGEIAAINVSKGDVVSGGQVLVELI; from the coding sequence ATGAAACTGAAAGTCACCATCAACGGCGTCGCGTACGACGTGGACGTCGAGGTCGAGGAAGAAACCCCCACGCTGGGCGTGTTCCATGCGGGCAGCTTCGGCTCGGGCGCCGCCACCCCCGCCCCCGCCATGCCCGCTCCGCAGCAAGGCGGCGGGCCCAAGGTGGGCAACAAGGCCATTCAGGCGCCGCTGGCCGGCACCGTCGCGTCCGTGCAGGTCGAGCTGGGCCAGATGTGCAAGGCCGGGGAGACGCTGCTGGTGCTGGAGGCCATGAAGATGGAAACCGCCATCACCGCCCCCAGCGACGGGGAGATCGCCGCCATCAACGTCAGCAAGGGCGACGTGGTGAGCGGCGGGCAGGTGCTCGTCGAACTGATCTGA
- a CDS encoding prephenate dehydratase: MIDGGSRAAPQGTVQLREQPGRAVAFQGNPGSYGEIAALNALPDGESETRGYPTFHEVARAVEIGEVAFGVLPVENSLMGAIHQSIDLLSDTELHVVGEVIVRVSHCLMALPGVALEDIRQVISQQPALDQCTNLIRQHGWTPVPGHDTAGSAREIAEHGLRDAAAIASSRAAGLYGLEILKREIEDEPFNYTRFLILSRLPQDVTDAPHKTSLVFAVRHTPGFLVETLNELRGLNLTRIESRPRRDRAWSYLMYVDFEGDPRDPQVAQALAGVLRKASYAKIIGSYPMAITPVG, translated from the coding sequence ATGATCGACGGGGGCAGCCGGGCAGCACCGCAGGGGACCGTTCAGCTCAGGGAACAGCCGGGCCGCGCCGTGGCCTTTCAGGGGAACCCGGGCAGCTACGGGGAGATCGCGGCGCTGAACGCCCTGCCGGACGGGGAGAGCGAGACGCGCGGGTACCCGACCTTCCACGAGGTCGCCCGGGCCGTGGAGATAGGTGAGGTAGCGTTCGGGGTGCTGCCGGTGGAGAACAGCCTGATGGGCGCCATTCACCAGAGCATCGACCTGCTGTCGGACACGGAACTGCACGTGGTCGGGGAGGTGATCGTGCGGGTGAGTCACTGCCTGATGGCGCTGCCGGGCGTGGCCCTGGAGGACATCCGGCAGGTGATCAGCCAGCAGCCGGCGCTGGACCAGTGCACGAACCTGATCCGCCAGCACGGCTGGACGCCGGTGCCCGGGCACGACACGGCCGGCAGCGCCCGCGAGATCGCGGAGCACGGCCTGCGGGACGCGGCGGCCATCGCCAGCAGCCGCGCGGCCGGGCTGTACGGTCTGGAGATCCTGAAGCGCGAGATCGAGGACGAGCCGTTCAACTACACGCGGTTCCTGATCCTGTCGCGCCTGCCGCAGGACGTGACGGACGCGCCGCACAAGACCAGTCTGGTGTTCGCGGTGCGGCACACGCCGGGTTTCCTGGTGGAGACCCTGAACGAGCTGCGCGGCCTGAACCTGACCCGCATCGAAAGCCGGCCCCGCCGGGACCGGGCGTGGAGTTACCTGATGTACGTGGATTTCGAGGGTGACCCGCGGGATCCGCAGGTGGCGCAGGCGCTGGCGGGGGTGCTGCGCAAGGCGAGTTACGCGAAGATCATCGGGTCGTACCCGATGGCGATCACGCCGGTGGGCTGA